The proteins below are encoded in one region of Sander lucioperca isolate FBNREF2018 chromosome 11, SLUC_FBN_1.2, whole genome shotgun sequence:
- the foxq2 gene encoding forkhead box Q2 yields the protein MSLRYLNSEMTVEDRSSRTSGRERLGLSFTIDYLLFNKGVKGSKEEATGSRTAEQTANNMLNHQNLKPEEVGIRSERQEKWLQRSEAETKEKKVKEEEGDEEQQEEGEEEMTTTTSTNGSPEKSADKPNQSYIALISKAILASEQKKLLLCDIYQWIMDHYPYFKSKDKNWRNSVRHNLSLNDCFIKAGRSDNGKGHFWAIHPTNYQDFSNGDYHCRRPRRRVRRVAGQLPLSSLSSTYHPALARPHRTTYWCCPQAQTLPLSCLAPRLYWPWSSVQPQVGFHPGLHASVP from the exons ATGAGTCTGAGATATCTTAATTCAGAGATGACAGTGGAAGACAGAAGCAGCCGCACCAGCGGTAGAGAAAGGCTGGGACTGAGCTTCACTATTGACTACCTTCTGTTCAATAAAGGAGTCAAAGGTTCTAAAGAAGAAGCGACAGGAAGTCGTACAGCAGAGCAGACGGCGAACAACATGCTAAATCATCAGAATCTTAAACCCGAAGAGGTGGGGATTCGCTCTGAGAGACAGGAGAAGTGGCTACAGAGGTCAGAGGCAGAGaccaaagaaaagaaagtcaAAGAAGAGGAGGGGGATGAAGAGCAacaagaggagggggaggaggaaatgACCACCACCACATCTACCAACGGCAGTCCAGAGAAGTCTGCGGACAAACCCAACCAGTCGTACATAGCGCTCATCTCCAAGGCAATCCTGGCGTCAGAGCAGAAGAAACTGCTGCTATGCGACATCTACCAGTGGATCATGGATCACTACCCTTACTTCAAGAGTAAG GATAAAAACTGGAGGAACAGCGTGCGTCACAACTTGTCCCTGAATGATTGCTTCATCAAAGCAGGCCGCAGTGACAACGGCAAAGGCCACTTCTGGGCAATTCACCCAACAAACTACCAGGACTTTTCTAACGGGGACTACCACTGCCGAAGGCCGCGGCGGAGGGTACGCAGGGTGGCAGGACAGCTTCCCCTTTCCTCCCTTAGCTCCACCTACCACCCTGCCCTCGCCCGGCCCCACAGAACGACCTACTGGTGCTGCCCTCAAGCCCAAACACTCCCTCTGTCCTGCTTGGCACCCAGACTCTACTGGCCATGGTCTAGCGTGCAGCCACAAGTGGGGTTCCACCCGGGCCTGCATGCCTCCGTACCCTGA